From one Enterobacteriaceae endosymbiont of Donacia provostii genomic stretch:
- the infA gene encoding translation initiation factor IF-1 has translation MSKKDNIEMQGIVLNTLPNTIFHVKLENGHIITAHISGKMRKNYIRILTGDKVTVELTPYDLEKGRIIFRSR, from the coding sequence ATGTCTAAAAAAGATAATATAGAAATGCAAGGTATAGTATTAAATACCCTACCTAATACAATTTTTCATGTTAAACTAGAAAATGGACATATTATAACTGCACATATTTCAGGAAAAATGAGAAAAAATTATATTCGTATTCTTACTGGAGATAAAGTTACAGTAGAATTGACTCCATATGATTTAGAAAAAGGTAGAATAATTTTTCGTAGTCGTTAA
- the trxB gene encoding thioredoxin-disulfide reductase has translation MKNIKKTSLLIIGSGPAGYTAAIYASRANLNPILVTGNNIGGQLTKTFNIENWPGNYPKISGQKLMDNLYNHTLVFNTNIINDTIIKIINFKKSPFLLEGNLNQYICNSIIIATGSNPKYLGLDSEKKFLGKGVSSCAVCDGFFFHNKIVTVIGGGNTAIEEAIYLSKITSKIHLIHRKTFFNADKILLNKLNNLIKQKKIILHTPFILKEILGNEKGVNSINIISLINNKIINISTFGVFILIGTIPNSKLFKGKLKLDKNGYIITNNYNLNNINFTQTSIPGIFAAGDVMDKNYRQAITSAATGCIAALDAQKFLNKINN, from the coding sequence ATGAAAAATATTAAAAAAACTAGTTTACTTATTATAGGTTCTGGACCTGCTGGTTATACTGCTGCTATATATGCATCAAGAGCAAATTTAAATCCTATTTTAGTAACAGGAAATAATATTGGAGGTCAATTAACAAAAACATTTAATATAGAAAATTGGCCTGGAAATTATCCTAAAATATCGGGACAAAAATTAATGGATAATTTATATAATCATACATTAGTATTTAATACTAATATTATTAACGATACAATAATAAAAATTATTAATTTTAAAAAATCTCCTTTTCTTTTAGAAGGTAATTTAAATCAATATATATGTAATAGTATTATTATTGCTACTGGATCTAATCCAAAATATCTAGGTTTAGATTCAGAAAAAAAGTTTTTAGGTAAAGGAGTATCATCATGTGCAGTTTGTGATGGTTTTTTTTTTCATAATAAAATAGTAACAGTTATTGGTGGAGGTAATACAGCTATAGAAGAAGCAATATATTTATCTAAAATTACTTCTAAAATTCATTTAATACATAGAAAAACTTTTTTTAATGCTGACAAAATATTGCTTAATAAATTAAATAATTTAATAAAACAAAAAAAAATAATTTTACATACACCTTTTATATTAAAAGAAATTTTAGGTAATGAAAAGGGAGTAAATAGTATTAACATAATTTCTCTAATTAATAATAAAATTATTAATATATCTACATTTGGTGTATTTATATTAATAGGTACTATTCCTAATAGTAAACTTTTTAAAGGTAAATTAAAATTAGATAAAAATGGTTATATTATTACAAATAATTATAATTTAAATAACATAAATTTTACACAAACAAGTATTCCTGGAATTTTTGCAGCTGGTGATGTTATGGATAAAAATTATAGACAAGCAATTACTTCAGCTGCTACAGGATGTATAGCTGCATTAGATGCACAAAAATTTTTAAATAAAATTAATAATTAA
- the serS gene encoding serine--tRNA ligase, translating to MLDIKLLRNNINYVYKILKTRNFHLDINLINKLEKERKIFHSKIEKLQIEKNKISYILSKKDNNINNLKKKSIIINCNILKYKSILNNIIENIKNIYNSIPNLPHEDVPIGKNNLNNKEIKKWGEINNFNFIIKDHLELGLLHNGIDIESGVNLSGSKFFVLKGKIAYLYRILIQFMLDIHINQHNYQEIYVPYIVKEEALYGTGQLPKFSKDLFHIKNFKSNNKYKYFLIPTAEVPLTNLVYNKILKEDQLPIKYVSHSPCFRSEVGSYGKYNKGLIRTHQFDKVELVQLVKPEFSHKNLEEITANAEKILQLLNLPYRKMLLCTGDMSFSSSKTYDLEVWFPSQNQYYEVSSCSNMGDFQSRRIKARYKRKKDNKIKFIHTLNGSGLAIGRTLAAIIENYQLQNGNIKIPKILQPYMNGIKYIKI from the coding sequence ATGTTAGACATAAAATTATTACGTAATAATATTAATTATGTATATAAAATATTAAAAACAAGAAATTTTCACTTAGATATTAATTTAATTAATAAATTAGAAAAAGAAAGAAAAATTTTTCATTCTAAAATAGAAAAATTACAAATAGAAAAAAATAAAATTTCTTATATTTTATCTAAAAAAGATAATAATATTAATAATTTAAAAAAAAAATCGATTATTATTAATTGTAATATATTAAAATATAAATCTATATTAAATAATATAATAGAAAATATAAAGAATATTTATAATTCTATTCCTAATTTACCCCATGAAGATGTTCCTATAGGAAAAAATAATTTAAATAACAAAGAAATTAAAAAATGGGGGGAAATAAATAATTTTAATTTTATAATTAAAGATCATTTAGAATTAGGTTTATTACATAATGGAATTGATATTGAATCTGGTGTTAATTTAAGTGGATCAAAATTTTTTGTATTAAAAGGTAAAATAGCATATTTATATAGAATACTTATTCAATTTATGTTAGATATTCATATAAATCAACACAATTATCAAGAAATATATGTCCCTTATATAGTTAAGGAAGAAGCTTTATATGGTACTGGTCAATTACCTAAATTTAGTAAAGATCTTTTTCATATAAAAAATTTTAAAAGTAATAATAAATATAAATATTTTTTAATTCCTACAGCAGAAGTACCATTAACTAATTTAGTATATAATAAAATTTTAAAGGAAGATCAATTACCTATTAAATATGTTTCACATAGTCCTTGTTTTAGATCTGAAGTTGGTTCATATGGTAAATATAATAAAGGATTAATAAGAACACATCAGTTTGATAAAGTAGAATTAGTTCAATTAGTTAAACCAGAATTTTCTCATAAAAATTTAGAAGAAATTACTGCAAATGCAGAAAAAATATTACAATTATTAAATTTACCATATAGAAAAATGTTATTATGTACAGGAGATATGAGTTTTTCTTCTAGTAAAACTTATGATTTAGAAGTATGGTTTCCTTCACAAAATCAATATTATGAAGTATCTTCATGTTCTAATATGGGGGATTTTCAATCAAGAAGAATTAAAGCTAGATATAAAAGAAAAAAAGATAATAAAATTAAATTTATACATACTTTAAATGGTTCTGGATTAGCTATTGGTAGAACATTAGCAGCAATTATAGAAAATTATCAGTTACAAAATGGAAATATTAAAATACCTAAAATATTACAACCATACATGAATGGTATAAAATACATTAAAATATAA
- the argR gene encoding transcriptional regulator ArgR, producing the protein MSIISTKKKKANLIKIFKNLIKKEKFSTQTEIVHALQEEGFSNINQSKVSRMLTKFGAVRIRNTKMEMVYCFPLELGVPNTTSPLKNLVLDIDYNDILIIIHTSPGAAQLIARLLDSLGKSEGILGTIAGDDTIFVVPTRFFKTIQLYSSIQSLFEQKI; encoded by the coding sequence ATGAGTATAATTTCTACAAAAAAAAAAAAAGCTAATTTAATTAAAATATTTAAAAATTTAATAAAAAAAGAAAAATTTAGTACTCAAACTGAAATTGTTCATGCTTTACAAGAAGAAGGATTTAGTAATATTAATCAGTCTAAAGTGTCTAGAATGTTAACTAAATTTGGTGCAGTTAGAATTAGAAATACAAAAATGGAAATGGTATATTGTTTCCCTTTAGAATTAGGAGTTCCCAATACAACAAGTCCATTAAAAAATTTAGTTTTGGATATTGATTATAATGACATTTTAATTATTATTCATACAAGTCCTGGAGCTGCACAATTAATAGCAAGACTATTAGATTCTTTAGGAAAATCAGAAGGTATATTAGGTACTATTGCTGGAGATGATACTATTTTTGTAGTACCTACTCGTTTTTTTAAAACTATTCAATTATATAGCTCTATTCAAAGTTTATTTGAACAAAAAATATAA